Below is a window of Desulfurellaceae bacterium DNA.
AGCGGTTTGCGAAACGCGCTGAGCTGAGCCAGGAAGCCCGGAAACTGGTAGGTGTCGCCGCCGCCGTCCACCATGCGCTGCATCTCGGTCAAATCCTGTCCGGCCGAGAAGGCCCGTCCCGCGCCGGTGAGCAGCACAACCGCAACGTCCGTGTCCTGCTCGGCCTGTTTGAGGCTATCGTGCACGGCTTTATACAGGGCGTTGTTGAACGCGTTCATGAACTCGGGGCGGTTGAGGATGAGTTTGCGGACCCGGCCGACGTCTTCAATGGTGAGTTCCATACTCGGGGCTCCTTGGCGGCTCGGAGTCGTGCGTCAGCGAGGAATGATAGGCAACACAACGTGTGATGGCCGCGTCTCGTCGTGAAACACATGCTGCAGGGCCGGCTCCAGGCGACCGGCCTCGGCGCTGGCCTCTCCGGTCTGGGGATTGCGGTCAAAGCGGGGGAAGTTCGAGCTGGCGATCTCGACCCGGATGCGGTGGCCGGCTTTGAACACATTGCTGGTGGACCACAGGTCAATGGTATACGCGTACACCTCCCCAGGCGTGAGAAGCTTGGCCTGCTCCCGCGTTTCCCGGTAGCGGCCGCGGAGAATGCCGTCGGTCAGATTCCGNNNNNNNNNNNNNNNNNNNNNNNNNNNNNNNNNNCTGCTGGCCGCGTACAGCTGCACGCTGATCGGTCCGGTGACCTCGACAGCGTGTTCCAGAACCGGCGTGGTGTAGACCAGGACGTCTGGGCGCTCTTCAACCGGACGCTGGTCGAAGGCGCCGCCCGGCACGGCGGCCGGCCAGCAACACAGGCCGCCGCCCCTGGTCGGCACCGGGTTGCGGGGATCGGAGACGTAGACATCGGCCGGCTCGCTATCAGGCTGTTCCGGGCTCAGGCTGCCGTTGCCGCGCAGGCTTTTGGCGTCGCCCTGGCTGTGGAAGTAGTACGGGGTGTATTGGGTGCGGGCCAGCGGCCATTCGTCTTCGGTCCGCCAGGCGTTCTCGCCCATGACGAAAATCCGTACCGGTGGCTCTTCCAGCAGGCCGTTCTGCTTGCCCTTGAGCCAGTAATCGAACCATTTGAGGTGCAGCCCGTCGAGATCAACCGCCAGTGAGGTGCTGGCCAAGCCGTAGTTGACCTCGCCGACCACGTTGTTCAGCGGTAAGGTGTGATGCCACGGGCCGACGATGAGCTTCTGCCCCTGCCGGGCGTCCGGGCTGCCGCCCCGCTCGCGCATGCCCAGGTAGTTGCGGATTGTGCCGCCCAGGAAAATATCGTACCAGCCGCCAACATTGCAGGCCGGGACCGTGACCGTATGGTGCTGGGCTTCGATATTCCAGGCCGCCCAGTACTCATCGTCGTCCGGGTGGGCCAGCCAGTCGTAGAAATAGCCTGCGGCCTGACCGAACAGGGGAAAATCTTTGAGCGGCAGGTGATGGAACCAGTGGCACATATCGTCAATGCCGGCCACCATCTTCCCCATGTCCTCGGCCGCGTCGGGCATGGTCTGGGCCAGGCGCTGGTAGGTGTCGGGAGCCAGGCTGGTCATCGTCCAGCTCTCGTTAAAGCCGAGGGCAAACGCCCCGCCCTGATAGGCCCAGCCCTCGTGGTAGTGCGAGGCGGTAATGAGGGGGAAAATCGCTTTGAGATGGGGCGGGGTGGTGATGGCTGCCAGCCACTGGGTGGCGCCGACATACGAGGCGCCGTACATGCCGACCTGGCCGTCCGACCAGGGCTGGACGGCACACCACTCGACCGTGTCGTAGCCGTCATTGACATCGTCCCGAAAGGTATAAAACGTGCCCTCCGAGGTATAGCGGCCGCGCGAGTCCTGAATGACGACGGCATAGCCCTCGCCCGCAGTGCGGATCACGTCGAGCATCAGCATGCCGATGCTGGTCAGGCTCTTATCGTAGGGCGTGCGTTGCAGGATGACTGGATGGCGACCGGCTGCGGCCGGGCGATAGACATCGGCGTACAGGACAACCCCGTCGCGCATCGGCACGGGAATATTTTTTTCGATCACAATCGTTGGCTCACCCATGGCGCGTACTCCTTGTGTGTGGCGTGCTGACCGTATCGACAGAAAGGGACGACGCCGTCGAGCATACGCCCCCACCCCCGCCTCTGCAACGCCGCCGCCGCATTTGCGCCAGTCCCGGGACGTGCTATAGCAGCCGGGGTGCTGCGTGAATTCCTGATCGCCCTCCAATTCCTGACCTGCGTCCATTTCATCCGTCCGCCGGTGATCGAGCCCGGCCGCTTTGGTCGGTCGGGCGTCTTTTTCCCGCTGATCGGTCTGCTGCTCGGCGCGACGGCCTGGAGCGTGGACAGTGGGTTGCGGCCGCTCTTGCCGCTCGGCCTGCTGAGCGGCGTTGTGATCGCGCTCCTGGCCGTCTTGAGTCGCGGTTTGCAGTTACGAGGCGTGGCGGCCAGCGCGGTTGGCCTGCTGGGCCGCAAACCGCGGGCGGTCCGTCTGGCCGATATGCAAGACCGGACCTGGGGGGGGGTGGGAATAACGGCCCTGGTGGCCGTCCTGAGTCTGAAAGTCGCAGCCTTGGCCTGTCTCGATACCGGCTATCGTGGGGCGGCGGTGCTGCTGAGTCCGATGCTGGGTCGCTGGGCGTGTGTGGTGATGGCCTATAGCTCACGTCCCGCCCGCAACCACGGGCTGGGTGCCGCGTTCATGCAGGGCCTTGGGTTTCGGGAGTTTGGCACGGCCAGCGTCATGACGCTGATCCTGGTGTTGAGCCTGGTGGAAGTGGGCGGCCTGCTCGTCTTCCTGGGGCTGGCGGGCATCATGATCGGCTGGACCTTGTACTGTAATCGGCGCTTGGACGGAGTGACCGGAGATGTGATCGGAGCGCTGGGCGAAGTCGTTGAAACCGGGGCGGTGTGTCTGTTTGCGGTGCTGGAGAGTGTAATCGGATGAGGAGCCAGGGGTGGGAACGAGCGGGGGGTTGAGCACCCCGCTGGACGGGTTTACCCGGCGGGTTGGGCCATTTCGGGCTCAGAGAGTCTGGGCTGAACAGGGATGCCTTGACCCACATCAAGCTCGGTCAGGTTTTTCTGCTGGAGGAGAATTTGTTCTTCTCTCCACTCCTGTAGGGCTTCACGCATCCGGCCGGGGTGGATGCCAAGGATGTCGCCGATATTCTCAAACGAGAAAAACCAGCGGGTGTCGGTCGACTCGATCCATTCCTGGGCCTCTTGGAACAGGCGGCGCTCATGCGGTTTCCGGGCTAGCAGGTAGGTCTGGAAACAGTGCACCGCATCCTCTAGCATGGCCAGCAAAAGGCGTTTTTCTCCTTGCAAAGGTTTTCTGCCCAGAATACTGAAGAACTGTTCTGGGAGAAGGGTATCCGGCTCGAACATAATTCCTCTCCTTACCGCAGCGCTATGAGTGAAGGGCTACATCCTGCTGCCACATGGTATGAGGTGGAACCCTAACGAAATTCGAGCTATAAGTAAAGTGAAAAAATCTTCATCACATTATTAGAAACATGCATGTCGAGACGCTCAAGGTTTTTTGTGATCTGGCCGAGACAGGTAGCTTCTCGCTGGCGGCCTCAAAGAATTTCGTGACTCAGTCGGCGGTCAGCCAGCAGATTCGAAGTCTTGAGGAGCGCTACGGCCGAGAGCTGGTGGAGCGCTCGAAAGGCCACGTGCGGCTGACCCAGGCCGGCCAGGTCTTATACGAGGTCGGCAAGGAGATCATCCAGAAGTACCGGGAGATTGAGAACAGTTTGCATAGCCTGTCCCGCTCGGTGGCCGGCACAGTCCGGGTTGCAACAGTGTATAGTGTCGGCTTGTACGAACTGTCCGCCCCGCTCAAGCGCTACCTCCAGACGTTTCCCGAGGTCAATATTCACCTCGAATATACCCGGGCCAATAAAATCTATGATGAGGTGGGCCGGGGGGATGTTGACCTTGGTATTGTGGCCTATCCGAGCAAACGCCCGCAGATTCTGGTCACCCCTTTTCGCGAGGACCGACTCGTCCTGATCTGTGCCCCCCAGCATCCGTTTGCGACATTTTCCGAGATCTCGATTAGGCAGCTCGATACCGAAAAGTTCGTCGGCTTCGAGCGGGATATTGCCACCCGGCGGGCTCTGGACCGCATACTGCGGCGCAATGGCGTCAAGGTGCGCTATGTGATGGAGATGGACAATATCGAGACCATCAAACGCGGGGTCGAGATCGGGGCCGGGGTGTCCATCGTGCCGGAGCCGGCCATCAGCCAGGAAGTGAAAAACGCCACCCTTGTTGCGGTGCAGATCCAGGACGAAATCCTGACTCGACCGCTCGGTATTATTGCCAAACGGGGGCGGCAGTTTACGCCCGCCGTGCAGGAGTTCATCGATTTCCTACAGGGAAAGGCGGGCCAGGCGACAGACCAGGAGAAGGGACCGGAGGCCGGCCGGACGCTCGACGGTTTGGTGTGAGTTTCGCGTGTCTCGATCTTGGGGGATGGTGGGGCCGTGTCAGATACGGAGGAGATCATGGGGGAACAGGGGTTGAGATCGGTTTTCACGGCACTCAGGCAGGCGCGTGAGCAGCGAGACATCTCTCTGCAGGACGCCGCCCAGGCGGTGAATATCCCGCTGCACTATCTCCAGACCTTGGAGACGGGGGAAGACTCTCGGGTGCTCGCCGATCCGATGTATCTCATCCCATTTCTACGGAGATATGCCGCCTTTCTGGACCTCAATCCTGATGAGGCGGTGCGGCAATTCCTTGCAGAACCGCGAAAAAGCGGCGGCGCCAGGATCAACAATCTGTCCACCAATCCTGTCAGACCTGTCCGGTTTTCAGGCTGGCTCGTTCCTCTCGTGGTGTTGGTGGGCGGCTTGGTCGTCGGGGCGTTTCTCCTCCAGTCAAGCGATCTGCGTTTGTGGTGGACGGGCTCGACCGAGCCGCCGGTCGCGGCTGACCCAGCAGAGGCCGGTCTGCTCCCCGACGAGGGGGCGCCTCTGACTGCGCCGCCGGTCGCGGAGCGGGGACAAGACGCGGCGGACATGATCGAGCCGCCGGTCGCGGCTGACCCAGCAGAGGCGAGTCCACCCCCTGGCGAGGAAACGCCTGGGGCTGCGCCGCCAGTCCCTGAAGAGGAACAGGTTGTGGACATCTCGCCAACTCCCGAACCTGCTCTGCCCTCTACGCTGCCCGCCCTCGCCCCGTCTGCGCCCAGCCCGGAAGCCCCCCAGCTCCCGCGAGCGCCCTCTGGCTTCCATCAGCTCCACATACAGGCGAGAGAAAGAACGTGGATCCGTGTCGTGATTGATGAAGAACTCATCCAAGACGTGGTGCTTGAACCGAACGAGCAGGTGCGGTGGGAGGCCAGAGATAATTTTACGCTGACGGTTGGCAATGCGGGAGGGGTTGAGGTGACGTTTGATGATGATCGGCTCCCCCCGCTGGGACAGTCTGGAGAAGTGATCCGCCAGCTCCATCTGCCGGCGTCCGAGGACGAGTAGCCACGACGTATCAGGCAGGGGTGGGCGCTGGCGGTTTTTTCAGAAACTCCGAAAACTCGTAGACACCACGGGCCGGGCGACCCTTCCAGCAGGTCTCGGACAGGCCAAACGTGACGGCCAGGGCGCGACCCTGGGTCACATGCCGAACCACCGGAATCGCCGTCGTGGTTTTTCCTTGGCAGTTCAGGCTGAGGGAGAAGTCCGGCAGATCTGGATTGAGGGACAGCTCAAACGTGACCGGACGGCCATGGTCGTGGACATAGTCCAGATTCCAGTCGCCGGGGCGTAGCGGATGGGGTCTGCCGTGGGCATAGATCACCCCGGCCGAGCGCGGCCCTTCCGGGAGCTCGGTCCGGGCCAGAAAGATGCCCAGGTCCGGGCCAAACGGCAGCGAGACGAGCTGGCGGGGCAGCAGGCGGCCAGCTTCCTCGGCCCGCAACATGTCCATGAAACCCCAGGCGTCAATTGCCGCGTTGCGGTCGCGCAGGCGAATCTCGCCGTGCAGGCGGGCGAGGTAGATCGGCGCCGGCGGCGGGCTTGACGTCTGAGGGATGCTCAGTTGCAGCCGCATCTCAACCGGCTCAATCCAGGAGGCGGCCAGTCCGTCCTCCAAACGGATAAATGCCTGTGGGTGGGAAAAGCGCATGGCCGTGCCGCGATACGAGATCGACAGGCCGTCGGCATGGCGCTGCCAGACATAGCCGCCGACACGGACTTGGTTGGAGTGTGGGCTGGCTGCATCCTCGCCGGTAAACAGCAGCATCTCGGTGCCGCCCAGCGATAACAGCAGCCGGCCCGAGTGGGTAGACGCCTTGGCGTCAAATTCGATCCCGCCGGTGAGACCCAGGCCGCTGACCAGATCGTGGAAATGGAGGCTCATACGGCTCGGCTGCGCGTCGTGGTGAACGGGCAGAAACGCGCCGTCACGGCCGGCTGAGACGTCTGGCCCAGCCAGGTTCAGGTGAGAAAAGTCGCGACCGCCCTGCGGCAAGGGCTTGGGCGCTTGGCCCAAAGTCCGACAGAAGATGTCGATGAAACGGTCCCGCTCAGGACCGGGCCAGCGCAAGCCTACGCCCAGCTCAAGCTGGACGGCGTGGATCTTTTCCTGGCTCGACAGCTCCGCCAGAGTCCGGATCGGAAGCGATTCGTCCTGGGCAAAACGAGGGCTGAAGACCTGCATGAAGTTGTTTTTTGCTGCGGCCGGATAGCGGCGACCGAGCGCCACGT
It encodes the following:
- a CDS encoding enoyl-CoA hydratase/isomerase family protein: MELTIEDVGRVRKLILNRPEFMNAFNNALYKAVHDSLKQAEQDTDVAVVLLTGAGRAFSAGQDLTEMQRMVDGGGDTYQFPGFLAQLSAFRKPL
- a CDS encoding CocE/NonD family hydrolase; translated protein: RNLTDGILRGRYRETREQAKLLTPGEVYAYTIDLWSTSNVFKAGHRIRVEIASSNFPRFDRNPQTGEASAEAGRLEPALQHVFHDETRPSHVVLPIIPR
- a CDS encoding CocE/NonD family hydrolase yields the protein MGEPTIVIEKNIPVPMRDGVVLYADVYRPAAAGRHPVILQRTPYDKSLTSIGMLMLDVIRTAGEGYAVVIQDSRGRYTSEGTFYTFRDDVNDGYDTVEWCAVQPWSDGQVGMYGASYVGATQWLAAITTPPHLKAIFPLITASHYHEGWAYQGGAFALGFNESWTMTSLAPDTYQRLAQTMPDAAEDMGKMVAGIDDMCHWFHHLPLKDFPLFGQAAGYFYDWLAHPDDDEYWAAWNIEAQHHTVTVPACNVGGWYDIFLGGTIRNYLGMRERGGSPDARQGQKLIVGPWHHTLPLNNVVGEVNYGLASTSLAVDLDGLHLKWFDYWLKGKQNGLLEEPPVRIFVMGENAWRTEDEWPLARTQYTPYYFHSQGDAKSLRGNGSLSPEQPDSEPADVYVSDPRNPVPTRGGGLCCWPAAVPGGAFDQRPVEERPDVLVYTTPVLEHAVEVTGPISVQLYAAS
- a CDS encoding adenosylcobinamide-GDP ribazoletransferase, with the protein product MLREFLIALQFLTCVHFIRPPVIEPGRFGRSGVFFPLIGLLLGATAWSVDSGLRPLLPLGLLSGVVIALLAVLSRGLQLRGVAASAVGLLGRKPRAVRLADMQDRTWGGVGITALVAVLSLKVAALACLDTGYRGAAVLLSPMLGRWACVVMAYSSRPARNHGLGAAFMQGLGFREFGTASVMTLILVLSLVEVGGLLVFLGLAGIMIGWTLYCNRRLDGVTGDVIGALGEVVETGAVCLFAVLESVIG
- a CDS encoding LysR family transcriptional regulator, which codes for MHVETLKVFCDLAETGSFSLAASKNFVTQSAVSQQIRSLEERYGRELVERSKGHVRLTQAGQVLYEVGKEIIQKYREIENSLHSLSRSVAGTVRVATVYSVGLYELSAPLKRYLQTFPEVNIHLEYTRANKIYDEVGRGDVDLGIVAYPSKRPQILVTPFREDRLVLICAPQHPFATFSEISIRQLDTEKFVGFERDIATRRALDRILRRNGVKVRYVMEMDNIETIKRGVEIGAGVSIVPEPAISQEVKNATLVAVQIQDEILTRPLGIIAKRGRQFTPAVQEFIDFLQGKAGQATDQEKGPEAGRTLDGLV
- a CDS encoding DUF4115 domain-containing protein; translated protein: MGEQGLRSVFTALRQAREQRDISLQDAAQAVNIPLHYLQTLETGEDSRVLADPMYLIPFLRRYAAFLDLNPDEAVRQFLAEPRKSGGARINNLSTNPVRPVRFSGWLVPLVVLVGGLVVGAFLLQSSDLRLWWTGSTEPPVAADPAEAGLLPDEGAPLTAPPVAERGQDAADMIEPPVAADPAEASPPPGEETPGAAPPVPEEEQVVDISPTPEPALPSTLPALAPSAPSPEAPQLPRAPSGFHQLHIQARERTWIRVVIDEELIQDVVLEPNEQVRWEARDNFTLTVGNAGGVEVTFDDDRLPPLGQSGEVIRQLHLPASEDE